Proteins from a genomic interval of Nocardia sp. BMG51109:
- a CDS encoding LysR family transcriptional regulator, translating into MDLSLPRLRMLRELHRRGTITAAAGALHYTASAVSQQLAQLERDVGTRLFERRGRRVQLTDLGVLLAEHAEEILASVERATQALEEAGESMTAKITVGVWASVASGLLPDALTTLARTHPGILVRTQELPPEATAGAVRDGTFDLSFVLDYSNYPMTWDRGLERAIIAVERLYAAVPAGAVPAASVTLAELSEHPWILAPARSHFGHATRLAFQSAGLQPRIDHAVEEQATAMAMVASGLGVTLVSDLGLALRPPGVDIVALGDVLTRTVSVAYRTNTARRAALLLVVDAIRTAAAEKGLGADTPLPAPTAAVESVPPPPKPLGVPNGGVEFG; encoded by the coding sequence ATGGACCTGTCGCTGCCCCGTCTGCGAATGTTGCGTGAATTGCACCGGCGCGGGACGATCACGGCGGCCGCGGGTGCGCTGCACTACACCGCGTCGGCGGTCTCGCAGCAGCTCGCGCAGCTGGAACGTGACGTCGGCACCCGCCTGTTCGAGCGGCGGGGGCGCCGGGTGCAACTCACCGACCTCGGGGTGCTGCTCGCCGAGCACGCCGAGGAGATCCTCGCCTCCGTCGAGCGCGCCACCCAGGCCCTCGAGGAGGCCGGCGAATCGATGACGGCGAAAATCACTGTCGGCGTGTGGGCTTCGGTCGCATCCGGTCTGCTGCCCGACGCGCTCACCACCCTCGCCCGGACCCACCCGGGCATACTGGTGCGGACGCAGGAACTTCCGCCGGAGGCGACGGCCGGCGCGGTCCGCGACGGCACGTTCGACCTGTCCTTCGTCCTCGACTACTCGAATTACCCGATGACCTGGGACCGCGGCCTGGAACGGGCGATCATCGCGGTCGAGCGGCTGTATGCCGCCGTCCCGGCCGGTGCGGTGCCGGCGGCCAGCGTGACGCTGGCCGAACTGTCGGAGCACCCGTGGATCCTGGCGCCGGCCCGGTCGCACTTCGGGCACGCCACCCGGCTGGCCTTCCAGTCCGCGGGCCTGCAACCCCGGATCGACCATGCGGTGGAGGAACAGGCGACGGCGATGGCGATGGTCGCGTCCGGACTGGGCGTGACGCTGGTCTCCGACCTGGGCCTGGCGCTGCGCCCGCCGGGGGTGGACATCGTCGCGCTCGGCGACGTGCTCACCCGGACCGTCTCGGTCGCCTATCGCACCAATACGGCGCGCCGGGCCGCGCTGCTGCTGGTCGTGGACGCGATACGGACCGCCGCGGCGGAGAAGGGGCTGGGCGCCGACACCCCGTTACCCGCGCCGACCGCCGCGGTGGAATCCGTTCCGCCGCCGCCGAAACCGCTCGGCGTGCCGAACGGGGGAGTGGAGTTCGGCTGA
- a CDS encoding glyceraldehyde-3-phosphate dehydrogenase, which produces MTDDHLDRWNAHEAAAEAMIPIIGKLYRDKGVTILLHSRSLVNKSVISILRTHRFARQIEGEELSIDETLPFLEVLGALDLGPCKIDLGRLVTAYRTEGRGLSVPEFAAAVLADVTDGNKAEPQGPRDVVLYGFGRIGRLVARLLIEKAGSGNGLKLRAVVVRKGGAGDLAKRASLLRRDSVHGKFDGTIKVDADNDTIIANGNVIRFLYSDDPAAIDYTEFGIDEAILIDNTGKWRDREGLSKHLRPGIAKVVLTAPGKGDVPNLVHGVNHRDLDPSDRIVSCASCTTNAIVPPLKAMDDEFGIVRGHVETVHSFTNDQNLLDNFHKADRRGRSAPFNLVLTETGAASAVAKAMPDFKAKITGNSIRVPTPDVSVAILNLHLERETTKTEVLEYLRQVSLAGPLSRNLDYTAATDVVSSDFIGSRAASIVDANATIVDGDTAILYLWYDNEFGYSCQVVRTVQYISGIEYPTYPRERADDLSTPVTADAR; this is translated from the coding sequence TTGACTGACGACCATCTTGACCGCTGGAACGCTCACGAGGCCGCGGCGGAAGCGATGATTCCGATCATCGGAAAGCTGTATCGCGACAAGGGGGTGACGATCCTGCTGCACAGCCGGTCGCTGGTGAACAAGTCGGTGATCAGCATCCTGCGGACGCACCGCTTCGCGCGGCAGATCGAGGGCGAGGAGCTGTCGATCGACGAGACCCTGCCGTTCCTCGAGGTGCTCGGCGCCCTGGACCTGGGTCCCTGCAAGATCGACCTCGGCCGCCTGGTGACGGCCTACCGGACCGAGGGCCGCGGCCTGTCGGTTCCCGAATTCGCCGCCGCGGTGCTGGCCGACGTCACCGACGGCAACAAGGCCGAACCGCAGGGGCCGCGGGACGTGGTGCTGTACGGCTTCGGCCGGATCGGGCGCCTGGTCGCCCGGCTGCTGATCGAGAAGGCCGGATCGGGCAACGGGCTGAAGCTGCGGGCCGTGGTGGTGCGCAAGGGCGGCGCGGGCGATCTGGCCAAGCGCGCGTCGCTGCTGCGGCGCGATTCGGTGCACGGAAAGTTCGACGGAACCATCAAGGTCGACGCCGACAATGACACGATCATCGCGAACGGCAACGTGATCCGCTTCCTCTACAGCGACGATCCGGCGGCGATCGATTACACCGAATTCGGCATCGACGAGGCCATCCTGATCGACAACACCGGTAAGTGGCGCGATCGCGAAGGGCTGTCGAAGCATCTCCGGCCCGGCATCGCGAAGGTCGTTCTCACCGCACCCGGTAAAGGCGACGTCCCGAATCTCGTGCACGGCGTCAATCACCGCGATCTGGATCCGTCGGACCGAATCGTCTCGTGCGCCTCGTGCACGACCAATGCGATCGTCCCGCCGCTCAAGGCGATGGACGACGAATTCGGCATCGTCCGCGGTCACGTGGAGACGGTGCATTCGTTCACCAACGACCAGAACCTGCTGGACAACTTCCACAAGGCCGACCGGCGCGGCCGCTCCGCCCCGTTCAACCTGGTGCTCACCGAGACCGGCGCCGCATCCGCGGTCGCGAAGGCGATGCCGGACTTCAAGGCCAAGATCACCGGCAATTCGATTCGCGTCCCCACCCCGGACGTCTCGGTCGCGATCCTGAATCTGCACCTGGAGCGCGAAACCACGAAAACCGAAGTGCTCGAATATCTTCGCCAGGTGTCGCTGGCCGGGCCGCTGAGCCGCAACCTCGACTACACCGCGGCCACCGATGTGGTCTCGAGCGATTTCATCGGCTCCCGCGCCGCCTCGATCGTCGATGCCAACGCCACCATCGTCGACGGCGACACGGCGATTCTGTATCTCTGGTACGACAACGAATTCGGCTATTCGTGCCAGGTGGTGCGGACGGTGCAATACATCTCGGGAATCGAATATCCGACCTATCCACGGGAGCGCGCCGACGACCTTTCCACGCCCGTCACGGCCGACGCGCGCTGA